A window from Telopea speciosissima isolate NSW1024214 ecotype Mountain lineage chromosome 8, Tspe_v1, whole genome shotgun sequence encodes these proteins:
- the LOC122672569 gene encoding two-pore potassium channel 5-like, with translation MACLLLFLLPPPPPPSRFPSPSRLRETEETEIVPSSSSSLSSSTFRDFRPLDGRKKAGGGIHRCKTAPAIAVVRDLRQHQTQIQKPQLDANSIIVRQSILFLIIYLSVGVLIYSFNRDYFSGLETHPVVDALYFCIVTMCTIGYGDIAPLTPATKLFACAFVLVGFGFIDILLSGVVNYVLDLQDNMILTTIRAGAGARAGGFSAKKYIFDLEKGRMRIRIKVGLALGVVILCIGTGTMILYFVEDLGWIDSVYLSVMSVTTVGYGDRAFKTLPGRLFASVWLLFSTLAVAQAFLYLAEARIDKRHRRITNWVLHRDITVEDLLAADVNHHGFISKSEYVIYKLKEMGKIGEKDILQICNQFKKLDPNDSGKITLPDLLESYR, from the exons ATGGC AtgtctcctcctcttcctcctccctcctcctcctcctccttcaagATTCCCCAGTCCCTCAAGATTAAGAGAAACTGAAGAGACCGAAATCgtcccatcatcatcatcgtcctTATCCTCCTCCACTTTCAGAGACTTCAGACCACTCGATGGTCGTAAGAAGGCCGGTGGTGGTATCCATCGCTGCAAGACTGCCCCGGCTATAGCAGTTGTGCGAGACCTTAGGCAACACCAAACCCAGATCCAGAAACCTCAGTTGGACGCCAATTCCATCATCGTCAGGCAATCCATCTTATTCCTCATCATCTATCTCTCTGTGGGCGTGCTAATCTATTCCTTTAATCGAGACTATTTCTCGGGACTTGAAACCCATCCCGTCGTCGACGCTCTCTACTTCTGCATTGTCACCATGTGCACAATCGGGTACGGCGACATCGCCCCTTTGACGCCCGCCACCAAATTGTTCGCATGCGCCTTCGTACTCGTGGGTTTTGGGTTCATAGACATCTTGCTAAGTGGGGTGGTAAATTACGTGCTGGACTTGCAGGACAACATGATCTTGACCACCATTCGTGCCGGTGCCGGTGCCCGTGCCGGAGGATTTTCGGCGAAGAAGTACATTTTCGACTTGGAGAAGGGGAGAATGAGGATAAGGATAAAGGTGGGGCTTGCACTTGGGGTCGTAATTTTGTGCATTGGCACAGGGACTATGATCTTGTATTTCGTGGAGGATTTGGGGTGGATCGATTCTGTTTATTTGTCGGTTATGTCAGTTACGACCGTTGGTTACGGTGATAGGGCCTTCAAGACTTTGCCTGGGAGGCTATTCGCCTCTGTTTGGCTTCTCTTCTCCACACTTGCCGTGGCACAAGCGTTCCTTTACTTGGCGGAGGCAAGGATTGATAAGAGACATCGTAGAATTACCAATTGGGTTTTGCATCGTGATATCACTGTTGAGGATTTGCTTGCCGCCGATGTCAATCACCATGGTTTCATCAG TAAATCAGAGTATGTTATCTACAAGCTCAAAGAGATGGGAAAGATAGGAGAGAAAGATATATTGCAGATCTGCAATCAGTTCAAAAAGCTTGACCCCAACGATTCAGGGAAGATAACACTGCCTGATCTCTTGGAGAGTTATAGATGA
- the LOC122670339 gene encoding protein TRIGALACTOSYLDIACYLGLYCEROL 4, chloroplastic, translating into MKNLRWAMDAGFWDLDMSTPRVIDGVARPVRGDPLPLGLSRGTRLSRPKQIDFMQRFMYMPFVPSYVGDPSSGSHGLSLQRVLTFPFRENLFATVLGQLNLQKLISSVKECRSNNTLDSSWLRNIGRILCSKSIYASGLFLEFLITPDSTLLVSSDVYGEQKRPRNKAVFYHKFPWHDLTVEAVWPELFVDKAGTYWDVPLLMTIDLASLASDSGFSNHFSIHYNGGEPKQFDGNQIGQIPPTLLPGICVKQAFSIKKDVDIWRNEAGKLKMVQPYDIFLSDPHISASGIIGTVVTASFGDNSVRSQGKDAVLGPGGFSLYSSGKKSALLADLFASVSYTAQHGHFQRLFLDLTRLHARLDFPSGSKFVAGAACLAQDLYHSQTPDLKAVQAICPDVTLSLQQQIGGPFSVRVDSRLGLDLNNRGWHAHVHESVFAIEYALQVLGSAKAVLWYSTKHREAMVELRFFET; encoded by the exons ATGAAGAATCTGAGATGGGCAATGGATGCTGGATTTTGGGATCTGGACATGTCCACTCCGAGGGTTATTGACGGGGTCGCGCGCCCTGTTCGTGGAGACCCTCTGCCTTTAGGTCTGTCGAGAGGGACCAGGCTTTCGAGGCCCAAGCAGATTGACTTTATGCAGCGTTTCATGTATATGCCTTTCGTTCCTTCTTACGTTGGTGATCCTTCCAGTGGCAGCCACGGTTTATCTCTGCAACGCGTACTCACCTTCCCTTTCCGTGAAAACTT GTTTGCTACTGTGTTGGGCCAGCTGAATTTGCAGAAATTAATATCTTCTGTAAAAGAGTGCCGATCAAACAACACCCTGGACTCATCATGGTTGAGAAACATTGGGAGAATCCTTTGCAGTAAATCCATTTATGCTAGTGGTTTGTTCTTAGAATTCCTGATCACACCTGACAGTACATTACTTGTGAGCTCAGATGTATATGGTGAACAGAAGAGACCTCGAAACAAGGCAGTTTTTTATCACAAG TTTCCATGGCATGATTTAACTGTTGAAGCGGTATGGCCTGAACTGTTTGTGGACAAGGCTGGTACTTATTGGGATGTGCCATTGTTGATGACAATTGATCTGGCTTCTCTTGCTTCCGACTCTGGCTTCAGCAATCACTTCAGCATACATTATAATGGAGGGGAGCCCAAGCAGTTTGATGGCAATCAGATAGGTCAGATACCTCCTACTTTACTCCCTGGGATTTGTGTCAAACAAGCCTTCTCTATTAAAAAAGATGTGGACATCTGGAGAAATGAAGCTGGCAAATTGAAAATGGTGCAACCATATGACATTTTCCTGTCAGATCCTCACATTTCCGCATCAGGAATCATTG GTACTGTAGTTACTGCATCTTTTGGAGACAATTCCGTGAGATCACAAGGAAAAGATGCAGTGCTGGGCCCTGGGGGCTTCAGTCTATACTCCTCTGGAAAAAAGTCTGCCCTTTTGGCAGATTTATTTGCATCTGTTTCCTATACAGCTCAGCATGGCCACTTCCAAAGACTCTTCTTGGATCTTACCAGGTTACATGCGCGCCTGGATTTCCCGTCAGGTTCAAAATTTGTAGCTGGGGCGGCATGTCTGGCACAAGATCTTTACCATTCTCAAACACCTGATTTGAAGGCAGTTCAAGCAATTTGCCCAGATGTCACCCTCTCTCTTCAACAACAG ATTGGTGGGCCTTTTAGCGTTCGAGTTGATTCAAGGCTTGGATTGGATTTGAACAACAGAGGTTGGCATGCCCATGTACATGAGTCAGTTTTTGCCATTGAATATGCCTTACAAGTTCTTGGTTCAGCAAAGGCCGTGCTATGGTATTCCACCAAACATCGAGAAGCCATGGTTGAGCTCCGTTTCTTCGAGACATAA